The following proteins come from a genomic window of Halomicroarcula saliterrae:
- a CDS encoding TOMM precursor leader peptide-binding protein: MSETPVGQLAEDLAYPAFNPAFVPIEVDRNTIEICIGPWTGPSYTVHDADGDGVIADILDGIDGETHVETLLEPVEEADHEEVTQFLRTLADEAVVYDAADRDPGAWAHLRLRDQFDQSERQRLESRRVLLVGTGAMQRQIATDLSSLGLSEVGLVNPTADAAVDGDAGDGVVEFDAASLDEAVAAADFVVHTASRPDPNFVSSVDEATQEHGTPWSSVRVHGFDGFVGPTIFPGETACFDCFTERTMANVSDPSRYRSFRQHFAERPEATQLRLPGLERMLAGYLVMDLVNLLAFGTGFTAGRVFVVDGTRLSVECNDVLKLPRCDTCGPETDAVSRFGGVSDIEAAAARFDGGDG, from the coding sequence ATGAGCGAGACCCCGGTCGGACAGCTCGCCGAGGACCTCGCGTATCCGGCGTTCAACCCTGCGTTCGTTCCGATCGAGGTGGACCGGAACACGATAGAGATCTGTATCGGTCCCTGGACGGGCCCGAGTTACACGGTTCACGACGCGGACGGCGACGGCGTAATCGCCGACATACTCGACGGTATCGACGGGGAGACGCACGTAGAGACCCTCCTCGAACCGGTCGAGGAGGCGGACCACGAGGAAGTCACACAGTTCCTCCGGACGCTCGCCGACGAGGCCGTCGTTTACGACGCGGCCGACCGGGACCCCGGAGCGTGGGCGCATCTCCGACTCCGCGACCAGTTCGACCAGTCGGAGCGACAGCGCCTCGAATCTCGCCGCGTTCTCCTCGTCGGAACTGGCGCGATGCAGCGCCAGATAGCCACGGACCTGTCGTCGCTCGGTCTCTCCGAGGTCGGCCTCGTAAATCCGACCGCCGACGCGGCGGTGGACGGTGACGCCGGCGACGGCGTCGTGGAATTCGACGCGGCGTCTCTGGACGAGGCGGTGGCCGCGGCGGATTTCGTCGTCCACACGGCGTCTCGGCCCGACCCGAATTTCGTCTCCAGCGTCGACGAGGCGACACAGGAACACGGCACTCCCTGGAGTTCGGTGCGGGTCCACGGGTTCGACGGGTTCGTCGGACCGACGATATTCCCCGGTGAGACGGCCTGTTTCGACTGCTTCACGGAGCGGACGATGGCCAACGTCTCCGACCCCTCCCGGTACCGGTCCTTCCGCCAGCACTTCGCCGAGCGCCCCGAGGCGACACAGCTCCGGTTGCCCGGACTGGAACGGATGCTCGCCGGCTATCTCGTGATGGACTTGGTCAATCTCCTGGCCTTCGGAACCGGCTTCACCGCGGGGCGCGTGTTCGTGGTGGACGGGACCAGACTCTCCGTCGAGTGCAACGACGTACTGAAACTCCCGCGCTGTGACACCTGCGGGCCGGAGACGGACGCGGTGAGCCGGTTCGGGGGCGTCTCGGATATCGAAGCCGCGGCAGCGCGGTTCGACGGCGGTGACGGATGA
- a CDS encoding YcaO-like family protein, with product MNIETTDADCPPGLHRLVGAKSGLVSEVIYHLSERASPDVCQTTPSLCDLGYTFRTDRSVELQITGKGTDFQRSLVSCLGEFAERYAMSWPDPESMRRASHAALDASERVVDFDSLNPFRSLSDDGLTRETELLWSAGTDLHTGETVHVPAELVWNDLRVMEDEPSRLFSTSNGLAAGPTLQAAVLWALYELIERDGLMRTWWHHRTPQRVETAQIPALEETLSRINPDTDLSIHLLDIRSRVDVPTYCGALVSEREAYPKFLLAGSAHLDARAALREAAVEVCQGWSYAHSLALDTDPDSLEHGDTGFAFGENVCYYGSPSNFDEVSFLFGGGTVRPDPESGPPVDEWSVEKRLQQTLALLDEADCTPIAVDVTSDDIRRGGIDVARVVVPELVGLTPPSHPPTEHPDLSAADLVEKPHPFP from the coding sequence ATGAACATCGAGACGACGGACGCGGACTGTCCACCCGGGTTGCACCGCCTCGTCGGCGCGAAGAGCGGACTGGTTTCGGAGGTCATCTACCACCTCTCGGAACGGGCCTCGCCGGACGTGTGCCAGACGACGCCGTCCCTCTGTGACCTCGGCTACACGTTCCGGACTGACCGGTCCGTCGAGCTACAGATAACCGGGAAGGGGACCGACTTCCAGCGCTCGCTCGTGTCGTGTCTCGGTGAGTTCGCCGAGCGTTACGCGATGTCCTGGCCGGACCCGGAGTCGATGCGGCGGGCGAGTCACGCGGCGCTCGACGCGTCAGAACGGGTCGTCGATTTCGACTCCCTGAACCCGTTCCGGTCCCTGTCGGACGACGGCCTGACCAGAGAGACGGAACTCCTGTGGAGCGCGGGGACCGACCTGCATACCGGCGAGACGGTCCACGTGCCCGCGGAACTCGTCTGGAACGACCTCCGCGTCATGGAGGACGAGCCCAGTCGGCTGTTCAGCACGTCGAACGGGCTGGCGGCCGGCCCGACCCTGCAGGCCGCCGTCCTGTGGGCGCTGTACGAGCTAATCGAACGAGACGGTCTCATGCGGACCTGGTGGCACCACAGGACACCACAACGCGTCGAGACAGCCCAGATACCGGCCCTGGAGGAGACTCTCTCCCGAATCAACCCGGACACCGACCTGTCGATACACCTCCTCGATATCAGGTCGCGGGTGGACGTGCCAACGTACTGCGGCGCGCTGGTCAGCGAACGGGAGGCGTACCCGAAGTTTTTGCTCGCCGGCAGTGCCCATCTGGACGCCCGCGCCGCGTTACGGGAGGCCGCTGTGGAGGTCTGTCAGGGGTGGTCGTACGCACACAGCCTGGCGCTCGACACCGACCCGGACTCGCTCGAACACGGCGACACCGGGTTCGCCTTCGGCGAGAACGTCTGCTACTACGGCTCGCCGTCGAACTTCGACGAGGTCTCGTTTCTGTTCGGCGGCGGCACCGTCCGCCCCGACCCCGAATCGGGGCCGCCTGTCGACGAGTGGTCGGTCGAAAAGCGCCTCCAGCAGACGCTCGCCCTGCTTGACGAGGCCGACTGTACCCCCATCGCTGTCGACGTCACCAGCGACGACATCCGCCGGGGTGGCATCGATGTCGCCCGCGTCGTCGTCCCGGAACTGGTCGGGCTCACCCCGCCCAGTCACCCGCCGACCGAGCACCCCGACCTCTCGGCGGCCGACCTCGTCGAGAAACCGCACCCGTTCCCCTGA
- a CDS encoding CPBP family intramembrane glutamic endopeptidase codes for MTELLWPLAILTLPVLLLGYMAGVTRLAQHLLTPSRTLTATDFVWLYVPFPVVVVGVYLATVRPAVPVFEPLYLVAVPVGAVLYYGTTIAWQQYTGEPIRAGHRSLLGVAPGLLLAFPEELLFRAGLAPLMDLVGPVGYTLVSAVAFGLYHQYLGRKEVVFKTLFGGALCVSYLLAGSVVVPMLVHFGYNLAFGLFVTGRGPVYNALAAPE; via the coding sequence ATGACGGAGCTGCTCTGGCCGCTCGCAATTCTGACCCTGCCCGTACTGCTGCTGGGGTACATGGCAGGCGTTACACGACTCGCCCAGCACCTCCTGACGCCGTCACGGACGCTGACCGCTACGGATTTCGTCTGGCTCTACGTGCCCTTCCCCGTGGTGGTCGTCGGCGTCTACCTCGCTACCGTCAGGCCCGCGGTCCCCGTGTTCGAGCCCCTCTATCTGGTCGCAGTGCCCGTGGGAGCAGTCCTGTACTACGGGACGACTATCGCGTGGCAACAGTACACGGGCGAGCCGATACGGGCCGGTCATCGGAGCCTCCTCGGTGTCGCCCCGGGACTCCTGCTGGCGTTTCCCGAGGAGCTGCTGTTCCGAGCGGGGCTCGCACCGCTGATGGATCTCGTCGGTCCCGTCGGATACACGCTCGTCTCGGCGGTCGCGTTCGGGCTGTACCACCAGTATCTCGGCCGGAAGGAGGTCGTCTTCAAGACCCTCTTCGGTGGGGCGCTCTGTGTCTCGTATCTGCTCGCCGGGTCGGTTGTCGTACCGATGCTCGTCCACTTCGGGTACAATCTGGCTTTCGGCCTCTTCGTCACCGGCCGGGGGCCGGTGTACAACGCGTTGGCGGCACCGGAGTGA
- a CDS encoding FAD-binding oxidoreductase, with protein sequence MSTRELSADATRRLRTEVDGQLVEPGDEGYEAARTVWNERVDKHPAAVVRSSGPADVVAAVAFARERDIPLSVKGGGHHLAGTAVVDDGLVIDMSMLDGVDIDAEARRATVGAGATWGEFYEAAAGSGLTTAGGVHPGTGVAGLTLGGGLGLLGRKHGLTVDNLVGATVVTADGRIVRAAADENSDLFWALRGGGGNFGVVTEFEFRLHDIGPEVVGGKRLYAYREPAAMLRAYRSVMADAPDELMCMAGVRSMPPHPRIPEPVRGTEAFTLLTCFAGPTDAADEALEALGELGDPLVDGVRPRSYTGLVEEQSVPDDYHWYSKARYLDELTDDAIDTIASCTESPPPEFSRVTLEPMGGAISRVDDDETAFAHRDAGYSFSVWTGWTEPALEQQHVEWTRAFHDAMEPHATDGVYLNYLDRDDGGRVGDAFGGHGARLREIKDRWDPDGLFRIDRGMESRG encoded by the coding sequence ATGAGTACGAGAGAGCTATCGGCGGACGCGACACGGAGGCTGAGAACCGAGGTCGACGGACAGCTCGTCGAGCCGGGCGACGAGGGCTACGAAGCGGCCCGGACCGTCTGGAACGAGCGGGTCGACAAGCATCCGGCAGCAGTCGTCCGCAGCTCCGGACCGGCCGACGTCGTGGCCGCGGTGGCGTTCGCCCGGGAACGTGACATCCCCCTCTCGGTGAAGGGTGGGGGACACCACCTCGCCGGGACAGCGGTCGTCGACGACGGGCTCGTCATCGATATGTCGATGCTGGACGGCGTCGATATCGATGCCGAGGCCCGTCGGGCGACCGTGGGGGCCGGAGCCACCTGGGGCGAGTTCTACGAGGCCGCTGCTGGGTCCGGGCTCACCACGGCTGGCGGGGTGCACCCGGGAACCGGCGTGGCTGGACTGACACTGGGCGGTGGTCTGGGACTGCTGGGTCGCAAGCACGGGCTCACGGTGGACAACCTCGTCGGGGCGACGGTGGTAACGGCGGACGGTCGCATCGTCCGTGCGGCTGCGGACGAGAACAGCGACCTCTTCTGGGCGCTGCGGGGCGGGGGCGGGAACTTCGGAGTGGTGACCGAGTTCGAGTTCCGGCTCCACGATATCGGCCCCGAGGTGGTCGGTGGGAAGCGCCTCTATGCGTACCGAGAACCCGCGGCCATGCTCCGTGCCTACCGGTCGGTGATGGCCGACGCACCGGACGAACTCATGTGTATGGCCGGCGTCAGGTCGATGCCACCCCATCCCCGCATCCCGGAGCCGGTCCGAGGGACGGAGGCGTTCACACTGCTGACCTGCTTCGCGGGCCCGACGGACGCGGCGGACGAGGCACTCGAAGCGCTCGGAGAACTCGGTGACCCGCTCGTCGACGGGGTTCGGCCGAGGTCGTACACCGGGCTCGTCGAGGAGCAGAGCGTCCCCGACGACTACCACTGGTACTCGAAGGCGCGGTATCTCGACGAGCTCACCGACGATGCCATCGACACGATCGCGTCGTGCACGGAGTCGCCCCCTCCGGAGTTCTCCCGAGTCACACTCGAACCGATGGGCGGTGCCATCAGTCGTGTCGACGACGACGAGACGGCCTTCGCCCACCGGGACGCGGGCTACTCGTTCAGCGTCTGGACGGGCTGGACGGAGCCGGCCCTCGAGCAACAGCACGTCGAGTGGACCCGGGCGTTCCACGACGCCATGGAGCCCCACGCCACAGACGGCGTCTACCTGAACTATCTCGACAGGGACGACGGCGGCAGAGTCGGGGACGCGTTCGGCGGACACGGGGCCCGGTTGCGGGAAATCAAGGACCGCTGGGACCCCGACGGGCTCTTTCGGATAGACAGGGGCATGGAGTCGAGAGGATGA
- a CDS encoding minichromosome maintenance protein MCM, translated as MATAENTELIDRFEEFYRNYYRNEIGELAQKYPNDQKSLYIDWDDLYRFDPDLADDYRTKPSQLQEFAEEALRLYDLPVDVSLGQAHVRVRNLPDSEDIREIRHEHHGNLIAVQGIVRKATDVRPKVTEAAFECQRCGTLTRIPQAAGDFQEPHECQGCERQGPFRLNTDQSQFIDAQKIRVQESPEGLRGGETPQSIDINVEDDITGTVTAGDHVRATGILKLDQQGSDQDKSPMFDIYMDGVSIVIEDEQFEDMDITDADKKEIVELSNEPDIYDQMVGAIAPSIYGYEKEKLAMMLQLFSGVSKQLPDGSRIRGDLHMLLIGDPGTGKSQMLSYIEQIAPRSVYTSGKGSSSAGLTAAAVRDDFGDGQQWTLEAGALVLADQGIAAVDELDKMSPEDRSAMHEALEQQRISVSKAGINATLKSRCSLLGAANPKYGRFDQYEPIGEQIDLEPALISRFDLIFTVTDKPDEEKDRNLAQHIVQTNYAGELHTHRTNNPTSNYSEEEVGNVTDEVAPTIEPELLRKYIAYSKRNCFPTMTEEAKETIEDFYVDLRMKGQDEDAPVPVTARKLEALVRLAEASARIRLSDTVEESDADRAVEIAHYCLKEIGVDPETGEFDADVVETGTSKSQRDRIQNIRGIINDIEDEYDEGAPIDVVVERAEEVGIDESKAEHEIEKLKQRGEVYEPRTDHLRTT; from the coding sequence ATGGCGACCGCCGAGAACACCGAGCTCATCGACCGTTTCGAGGAGTTCTACCGCAACTACTACCGCAACGAGATCGGTGAGCTCGCCCAGAAATATCCGAACGACCAGAAGTCGCTGTACATCGACTGGGACGACCTCTACCGCTTCGACCCCGATCTGGCCGACGACTACCGCACGAAGCCCAGTCAGCTGCAGGAGTTCGCCGAGGAGGCGCTGCGACTGTACGACCTGCCCGTCGACGTCTCGCTCGGGCAGGCCCACGTCCGCGTCCGAAACCTTCCGGACTCGGAGGATATCCGCGAGATACGCCACGAACACCACGGGAACCTCATCGCGGTACAGGGCATCGTCCGCAAGGCGACCGACGTGCGGCCCAAAGTCACGGAGGCCGCCTTCGAGTGCCAGCGCTGTGGCACGCTCACCCGGATTCCACAGGCCGCCGGCGACTTCCAGGAACCCCACGAGTGCCAGGGCTGTGAGCGCCAGGGTCCCTTCCGGCTCAACACCGACCAGTCGCAGTTCATCGACGCCCAGAAGATCCGGGTCCAGGAGTCCCCCGAAGGGCTGCGTGGCGGCGAGACGCCCCAGTCCATCGACATCAACGTCGAGGACGACATCACCGGTACGGTGACCGCGGGCGACCACGTCCGCGCGACCGGCATCCTCAAGCTCGACCAGCAAGGGAGCGACCAGGACAAGTCCCCGATGTTCGACATCTACATGGACGGTGTCAGCATCGTCATCGAGGACGAGCAGTTCGAGGACATGGACATCACCGACGCCGACAAGAAGGAGATCGTCGAGCTCTCCAACGAGCCCGACATCTACGACCAGATGGTCGGCGCCATCGCGCCCTCCATCTACGGCTACGAGAAGGAGAAGCTCGCGATGATGCTCCAACTGTTTTCGGGCGTCTCCAAGCAGCTTCCCGACGGGTCGCGTATACGTGGGGACCTCCATATGTTGCTGATAGGGGACCCTGGTACGGGGAAATCGCAGATGTTGTCGTATATCGAACAAATCGCACCGCGGTCGGTGTACACCTCGGGGAAGGGGTCCTCCAGTGCAGGGCTAACCGCGGCAGCTGTCCGGGACGACTTCGGCGACGGCCAGCAGTGGACCCTCGAAGCCGGGGCCTTGGTCCTCGCGGACCAGGGTATCGCGGCGGTCGACGAGCTGGACAAGATGAGCCCGGAGGACCGGTCGGCGATGCACGAAGCCCTGGAACAGCAGCGCATCAGCGTCTCCAAGGCCGGTATCAACGCCACGTTGAAATCGCGCTGTTCGCTGCTGGGTGCGGCAAACCCCAAGTACGGCCGCTTCGACCAGTACGAGCCCATCGGCGAGCAGATAGACCTCGAACCCGCCCTGATTTCGCGGTTCGACCTCATCTTTACCGTCACCGACAAGCCCGACGAGGAGAAAGACCGGAACCTCGCACAGCACATCGTCCAGACCAACTACGCGGGCGAACTCCACACCCACCGGACGAACAACCCGACCTCGAACTACTCCGAGGAGGAGGTCGGCAACGTCACCGACGAGGTGGCCCCGACCATCGAACCCGAACTCCTCCGGAAGTACATCGCCTACTCGAAGCGAAACTGCTTCCCGACGATGACCGAGGAGGCCAAGGAGACTATCGAGGACTTCTACGTCGACCTGCGGATGAAAGGTCAGGACGAGGACGCTCCTGTCCCCGTGACGGCCCGGAAACTGGAGGCGCTCGTCCGACTGGCGGAGGCGTCGGCTCGCATCCGGCTCTCGGACACCGTCGAGGAGAGCGACGCCGACCGCGCGGTCGAGATCGCCCACTACTGTCTGAAGGAGATCGGCGTGGACCCCGAGACCGGCGAGTTCGACGCCGACGTGGTCGAGACGGGCACCTCGAAGAGCCAGCGGGACCGCATCCAGAACATCCGCGGCATCATCAACGACATCGAGGACGAGTACGACGAGGGCGCGCCCATCGACGTCGTCGTCGAACGCGCGGAGGAGGTCGGCATCGACGAGTCCAAGGCCGAACACGAGATCGAGAAGCTCAAACAGCGCGGCGAGGTGTACGAGCCCCGCACGGACCACCTCCGAACGACCTGA
- a CDS encoding DUF7504 family protein yields MSELRAAVGDATAALVCASSMGPENGCLELLSAATAETTVLWVTYTRSPSDCLEHYREAGAAGSLSVIAVGDMSTDTPDAADVTVKSVSTPDDLTGLGITLSQALSTHEDAIICFDSLTVLLQYVDHETAYEFLNAVTGHLYAADARAHFHLDPAAHDSQTVDALASLFDVIVERDDGEWSARRRRLLHQS; encoded by the coding sequence ATGAGTGAGCTGCGTGCGGCGGTCGGTGACGCCACGGCGGCGCTGGTGTGTGCCTCGTCGATGGGGCCGGAGAACGGCTGTCTGGAGCTGCTGTCCGCGGCGACCGCGGAGACGACGGTGCTGTGGGTCACCTACACCCGCTCGCCCTCGGACTGTCTGGAGCACTATCGCGAGGCCGGCGCTGCGGGGTCGCTGTCGGTCATCGCCGTCGGCGACATGTCGACCGACACGCCCGACGCAGCGGACGTGACTGTCAAGTCGGTCTCGACGCCCGACGACCTGACGGGACTGGGTATCACGCTCAGTCAGGCGCTTTCGACCCACGAGGACGCCATCATCTGTTTCGACTCGCTGACCGTGTTACTCCAGTACGTCGACCACGAGACGGCCTACGAGTTCCTCAACGCGGTCACCGGCCACCTCTATGCGGCCGACGCCAGAGCGCACTTCCACCTCGACCCGGCCGCCCACGACAGCCAAACCGTCGACGCGCTCGCGTCGCTGTTCGACGTCATCGTGGAGCGCGACGACGGCGAGTGGTCGGCCCGTCGCCGGAGATTGTTGCACCAGAGCTAG
- a CDS encoding MinD/ParA family ATP-binding protein, translating into MILAVTGGKGGVGKSTVAYNLAAQLDGVVVDGDLAMADLPASHGPDLHDVLAGRAAVEEAVREDGPVTMVPCGRTLAGARAVEPTRLADALERLDRAHRWVVVDSPAGLRADVGLPLSVADATVLVTTNSTAAVADALRVRELARELDAGLCRVVLNRTGPEPATDSVADRFGAPVVSVPDSDDLAAAQRHGHPVDRTAPDSPAANAFEALAAAVYSCSSV; encoded by the coding sequence ATGATTCTGGCCGTCACTGGGGGGAAAGGCGGCGTCGGGAAGTCGACGGTCGCCTACAACCTCGCGGCCCAGCTCGACGGCGTCGTCGTGGACGGCGACCTCGCGATGGCCGACCTCCCGGCGAGCCACGGCCCGGACCTCCACGACGTGCTGGCTGGCCGGGCCGCGGTCGAGGAAGCGGTCCGCGAGGACGGACCGGTGACGATGGTTCCCTGCGGCCGCACGCTCGCCGGCGCGCGGGCCGTCGAGCCGACGCGACTGGCCGACGCCCTCGAACGGCTCGACCGCGCTCACCGCTGGGTCGTCGTGGACTCGCCGGCCGGGCTCCGTGCCGACGTGGGACTCCCCCTTTCGGTCGCCGACGCGACGGTGCTGGTGACGACGAACTCGACGGCCGCCGTCGCCGACGCCCTGCGGGTCCGCGAGCTGGCCAGGGAACTGGACGCCGGGCTCTGTCGGGTGGTTCTCAACCGGACCGGACCGGAGCCCGCGACCGACTCCGTCGCCGACCGGTTCGGGGCGCCCGTCGTCTCGGTCCCCGACAGCGACGACCTCGCGGCGGCACAGCGCCACGGCCACCCGGTCGACCGGACGGCGCCCGACTCGCCCGCGGCGAACGCCTTCGAGGCGCTCGCGGCCGCCGTCTACTCCTGTAGCTCCGTGTAG
- a CDS encoding transcription initiation factor IIB, giving the protein MSTTTSGCPECDGALKQDGCETVCSHCGLVVGEDSIDRGPEWRNFEDDDTDSARTGAPLTRSRHDRGLSTEIGRSTRLKGRKRRQMARLRRQHRRAQVSSKRERNQVYAFTEIRRIVGSLGLSAAIRDRACVLFESAQKADLLQGRSLEGFAAATVYATCRTEGVARTVEELCRAARADPDELRAAYDALNRELGLPTGPIDPREYVPRFATALGLPDGVRNRAEQLVDEARERGLIGGRNPAGVAAACLYTATQERDVELTQADAAAAADVTPVTLRNTYTELQE; this is encoded by the coding sequence ATGAGCACGACAACGTCGGGTTGTCCGGAGTGTGACGGAGCGCTGAAACAGGACGGCTGTGAGACCGTGTGTTCCCACTGCGGGCTGGTCGTCGGCGAGGACAGCATCGACCGGGGACCGGAGTGGCGGAACTTCGAGGACGACGACACCGACAGCGCCCGCACCGGCGCGCCACTGACCCGGTCGCGACACGACCGTGGTCTCTCGACGGAGATCGGCCGGTCGACACGGCTCAAGGGGCGCAAGCGCCGGCAGATGGCGCGGTTGCGACGGCAACACCGCCGGGCACAGGTCAGCTCAAAGCGCGAGCGCAATCAGGTGTACGCGTTCACGGAGATCCGGCGCATCGTCGGCTCGCTGGGGCTCTCGGCGGCCATCCGCGACCGGGCCTGCGTCCTCTTCGAGTCGGCACAGAAGGCGGACCTGCTCCAAGGTCGCTCGCTGGAGGGGTTCGCCGCTGCGACGGTGTATGCCACCTGTCGCACCGAGGGGGTCGCCCGGACCGTCGAAGAGCTCTGTCGAGCCGCCCGCGCCGACCCCGACGAACTCCGGGCGGCCTACGACGCGCTGAACCGCGAGCTGGGGCTGCCGACGGGGCCCATCGACCCGCGGGAGTACGTCCCGCGCTTTGCGACGGCGCTCGGCCTGCCGGACGGCGTCCGAAACCGGGCGGAGCAACTCGTCGACGAGGCCCGGGAGCGTGGGCTCATCGGCGGTCGAAACCCGGCCGGCGTCGCGGCCGCGTGTCTCTACACCGCGACCCAGGAACGGGACGTCGAACTCACGCAGGCCGACGCCGCCGCGGCGGCCGACGTGACCCCCGTCACGCTGCGGAACACCTACACGGAGCTACAGGAGTAG
- a CDS encoding TIGR00725 family protein: MRVSVIGGSTVTDDQYRQAHRVGELLGERGHEVVCGGLGGVMDAVCSGARETGGHTIGILPGEERAAANEDVETAVATGMGNARNVLVVLNGDAVIAVDGSNGTLSELGHALDMGRPVAGVGTYTLEGIRSVESAEHAVDYVESAL, from the coding sequence ATGCGCGTCTCCGTTATCGGCGGTTCGACAGTGACTGACGACCAGTACCGACAGGCACACCGCGTCGGCGAGTTGCTCGGCGAGCGCGGCCACGAGGTCGTCTGTGGCGGGCTCGGCGGTGTCATGGACGCGGTCTGTTCGGGCGCCCGGGAGACGGGCGGTCACACGATCGGTATCCTGCCCGGAGAGGAGCGAGCCGCTGCGAACGAAGACGTCGAGACGGCCGTCGCCACCGGGATGGGAAACGCTCGGAACGTGCTCGTGGTGTTGAACGGCGACGCTGTTATTGCCGTCGACGGCAGTAACGGGACGCTCTCGGAGCTGGGCCACGCCCTCGATATGGGCCGACCCGTCGCTGGTGTCGGTACTTATACCCTCGAAGGAATCAGGAGCGTGGAGAGCGCCGAGCACGCGGTCGACTACGTCGAATCAGCGCTGTAG
- the phaC gene encoding class III poly(R)-hydroxyalkanoic acid synthase subunit PhaC, which yields MSSNYSPFAAALDWQRKTLESMTDAVDTASVADERLELMESVEVGQTPSDVVYEENKLELLHYDAEAAGIEVDEEDEESIPILIVYALINRPYILDLQEERSVVRRLLEAGHDVYLIDWNEPSRLDQHLTLDDYVNRYIDNCVDVVRERSGEDAINLLGYCMGGTMSVMYSALHKEKVNALGLMAAGLCFDQTGGVLEEWGAGEYYDPDDVTDTFGNVPAEMLDVGFALMDPVENYVSKYVRFAENIENESFVQNFGRMEKWLGDGIDVAGETYVQFLEDIYQDNKLYRNELELDGKHVDLANIDMPVLQLMGEYDHLVPSEASKPFNDVVASDDTTTMEYSTGHIGLSVSSSTHENLWPDVGEWYRERNHRNEVDIEVESPEDDARAAVEEVAEAASEAADAADAADEAVAAEEGGELAADVDTVSGIGPTYADRLHDAGIQTVEDLTEYDAAALAEITNASPSQCQDWLDQL from the coding sequence ATGTCCAGTAACTACAGCCCGTTCGCGGCCGCGCTCGACTGGCAGCGCAAGACGCTGGAGTCGATGACAGACGCCGTCGACACCGCGTCGGTCGCCGACGAGCGACTCGAACTGATGGAGTCCGTCGAGGTCGGCCAGACACCCTCCGATGTCGTCTACGAGGAGAACAAGCTCGAACTGCTCCACTACGACGCCGAGGCCGCCGGCATCGAGGTCGACGAGGAGGACGAGGAGTCGATTCCCATCCTCATCGTCTACGCGCTCATCAACCGCCCGTACATCCTGGACTTGCAGGAGGAGCGGTCGGTCGTCCGGCGCCTGCTCGAAGCGGGCCACGACGTCTACCTCATCGACTGGAACGAGCCCTCGCGGCTCGACCAGCACCTCACGCTCGACGACTACGTCAACCGCTACATCGACAACTGCGTCGACGTGGTCCGCGAGCGCTCGGGCGAGGACGCCATCAACCTGCTTGGCTACTGTATGGGCGGGACGATGTCGGTGATGTATTCGGCCCTCCACAAGGAGAAGGTCAACGCGCTGGGCCTGATGGCCGCCGGCCTCTGTTTCGACCAGACCGGTGGCGTCCTCGAAGAGTGGGGCGCCGGGGAGTACTACGACCCCGACGACGTGACCGACACCTTCGGCAACGTCCCCGCAGAGATGCTCGACGTGGGCTTTGCGCTGATGGACCCCGTCGAGAACTACGTCTCGAAGTACGTCCGCTTCGCCGAGAACATCGAGAACGAGTCGTTCGTCCAGAACTTCGGCCGGATGGAGAAGTGGCTCGGCGACGGCATCGACGTCGCCGGCGAGACCTACGTCCAGTTCCTCGAAGACATCTATCAGGACAACAAGCTCTACAGGAACGAGCTGGAGCTCGACGGGAAACACGTCGACCTCGCGAACATCGACATGCCCGTGCTCCAGCTGATGGGCGAGTACGACCACCTCGTCCCCTCGGAGGCCTCCAAGCCGTTCAACGACGTCGTCGCGAGCGACGACACGACGACGATGGAGTACTCGACGGGCCACATCGGCCTGTCGGTCTCCTCGTCGACACACGAGAACCTCTGGCCGGACGTCGGCGAGTGGTACCGGGAGCGCAACCACCGGAACGAGGTCGACATCGAGGTCGAGTCCCCCGAGGACGACGCCCGGGCAGCCGTCGAAGAGGTCGCCGAAGCCGCAAGCGAGGCGGCCGACGCCGCGGACGCGGCCGACGAGGCCGTCGCCGCCGAAGAGGGCGGCGAACTGGCCGCCGACGTCGACACCGTCTCGGGCATCGGCCCGACTTACGCCGACCGCCTCCACGACGCCGGCATCCAGACCGTCGAGGACCTCACGGAGTACGACGCCGCGGCGCTCGCCGAAATCACCAACGCGTCACCGTCGCAGTGTCAGGACTGGCTCGACCAGCTCTGA